ATTAAAAGACCAAGTGGCAACATTATAGCAACCCTCGCAGTGAAACATGCAGCCTGATACATAGAGAGAGTTACGCACACCTTCTCCATCTACAAAATTAAAAGCCTTGTAGTCAATGATACGACCTTGACTGAGTTTCTCGCTTTTCCATTCTTGTGCTTTTGGATTATTCATTCGCTACCTCTATCCAATAACGCTCGACTCCATTACGAACATCCTCAAGGAGCCCACCATTTGCTAAAATGACTGCTCTTATAGCAGGATTATTCACGCTACAGGTCACAAGAGTTCTCTTGATATTCTTTTCACTAGCAATTTGTAGACCTTGTCGGAGGGACTCTTTGGCGTAGCCCTTGCTTCTTTTAGAGGGACGGATGGAATAGCCAATGTGGCCTCCTACCTCCAACAAATAGTCACTAAGACGCAATCGCAAATTGAAAAATCCAACCGCTTGGCCGTCTCTTGCAAAAGCGACTAACTGAATAGCAGGGACCCATCCTTCAGGCAGATTAATCCTCATTTCCTGACCCTGATTACTTTCCAACCACTCTTCATACACAAAGTTCTCTGTATCCCAAAATCATCCATCATGGACTGATTGGCTTTTTTCAGATTCTGCCATCATCTCTAAAACGGTTTCTTTATCTGCTAATCCTGGTCTGCGTAATTCCATCCTTACCTCCCACTTTGAGAAAAGCGAGAGCTGACTCTCATACTCTTCAAACCATGTCAGCTTCCATCTGCAACCTCAAAACAGTGTTTTGAGCAACATGCGGCTAGCTTCCTAGTTGGCTCTTTGATTTTCATTGAGTATCACTTTTATTTTTTCTTGTTCTTGTTTAAAAATTGTTCTCTGAGGTTAAGCAAACGTTCTTTTTTACCAGCTCCACCTTTAGAGTGTTTCTCGTGATAACGCGCCACTTGTGCGCGACCCTTATCGTCTAATTGATATTTTCCCATTTCATTTCTTTCTAATTTGTTACTTGATGGCCAGCTATTTTAATCGTTGAGCCATTCATGTGTTTGACACGTGCTGCGATTTCCTTGTGGCGACCATTTACCATCGGTCTCGCTTGCGGATTGCCTAGATAGCCACAAGTCCGTTTCACAACATCTACTGTTTTAGGGTCGCTATTGCCACAGTTTGGACAAGCAAATCCTCTCTCAGTTGGTTCAAAATCCCCTTCAAAGTCACACTTGTAGCAACGGTCTATTGGTGTATTGGTCCCAAGATAGCCCACACGGTCATAAGCATAATCCCAGACAGCTTCCAAGGCCTTTGGATTTTGCTGAAGGACTGGATACTCACAATAATGGATAAAACCACCTGATGCACCTGCTTCTGGATAGACTTTCTCAAAGTCTAATTTTTCAAACGGTGTTGGATTTTTACGAACATCGTAATGGAAAGAGTTGGTATAGTATTCCTTATCTGTAATATCAGGAATAGATCCAAACTTCTCTGTATCTAGTCGACAGAAACGGTCTGTCAAACTTTCAGATGGTGTTGAGTAGATAGAGAAGTGGTAGCCATATTGGTCAGACCACTCTTCTACACGGCGTTTCATATCGCGAATAATGTCTAGCGTGAATTCCTTAGCATCTGAATTGCTTTCCCAGCTGTTACCAAAGAAAACAGTAGCTACTTCATACAAACCGATATAGCCTAGTGAAACTGTCGCACGGCGATTCTTAAAGAGCTGGTCAACACTTTCTTCTTTACCTAGACGATGGCCAAAAGCACCGTATTGATAAAGGATAGGGGCATTTGCTGGTGTTGCTTCCTTGGTTCGTTCGACACGGTAAACCAGAGCATCTTCTGCGATATTCATCCGCTCGTTGAAGATTTCCCAGAACTTATTCATGTCGCCCTCAGACTCAAGAGCAATTCGAGGCAAGTTAACCGTCACAACACCCAGGTTCATGCGACCTGAATTGACTTCTACACCATTTTCATCCTTCCATACTTGGAGAAACGAGCGGCAGCCCATAGGAACCTTGAAGGAGCCTGTCAGCTCGATAATCTTATCATAGGACAAGACATCTGGGTACATCCGCTTGGTTGCACACTCAAGAGCCAACTGTTTGATGTCGTAGTTGGGAGTCCCTTCTTCCAAGTTAAGACCTCTTTTCAGAGTAAAAATCAGTTTAGGGAAGATAGCCGTACGATGTTCTGAACCAAGGCCCTTAATACGAATGTTTAAAATAGCTTTTTGAATTTTCCGCTCAAAACGATTGGTTCCTAGACCAAAACCTAGCGAAGTAAAAGGTGTTTGTCCATTTGAAGTGAAGAGAGTATTGATTTCATACTCGAGAGATTGCATAGCATCATAGATGTCTTTTTGCGTTTTCTTCCAAGCGTAATCTTCCCGTTTGTCAGGTAAGACCCATTCTTCTGCATCCTTAAGGTGTTTTTGGTAATTCTTCTCTGCATAAGGCGCCAAGACTTCATCGATACGGTCAGCTGAACAGCCCCCGTACTGGCTAGAAGCAACGTTGGCAATGATTTGCGAAATCTGAGCTGTCGCAGTCTGGATAGACTTAGGACTCTCCATCTCTGCATTTCCAATCTTAAAACCATTTTCCAACATGCCTTTAAAATCAATCAAACAGCAGTTGGTCATAGGGGTATAGGGACTGTAGTCCAAATCGTGATAGTGGATATCCCCTTTTTGATGGGCATTGGCTACGTGCTTAGGAAGCATTTGCAGTCCGATTGACTTTCCAACAATTCCTGCTGTCAAATCACGCTGGGTGTTAAAAACATCGCTGTCTTTATTAGCATTTTCATTGACAACTGCCTGGTCTTTGTTGAGAAGTTTATGGATACTAAAGTTGATATCTGTCGCTTTTGAGCGCTCAAAATCCCTCTGCGTCCGATAAGTGATATACTCTTCAGCCAGCGCATATTCTTTAGCGTCAAGGAGTTCATGTTCTACGATATTTTGAATTTCGTAAATCTTAACTCCCTGCGGAAAGCGACTATGAATTTCTGTGACAATTCGCTCAGTCAGAGCATGGAGGCGTTTTTCAACCAAGGGTGTCACATCCATAACCTTTTCAGCGGCCTTATGGAGAGCCCTGTCAATCTTGTCCACATCAAATACAACACGTCTTCCATCTCGTTTTTCAACGAAGAGGGTTGGTAGGGTTGTAATTTTTTCTTCTAGTGCAATCATATGCATGCTCGTTTCTAAAATGTAATATCTAAAAAACATTATACCACTCTAAAAAGAAAAATCAATATCTTGTGGTAAAAATCGTAAAAATTTTAAAAATGCACAAGATATTGATTTTGTTATTTAATTTTATAGACTTTAAACTCTGAATAATCAGTCTTTACTTGTTGATAATGTTCTTTCAAGAGTGTCTCTGCCTCAGACCAAAGAGCCACCTTGTCATTTACCACAATCACCTTAGGTTGGTTTTCATTCAAGTCATGAATCAAGCTAGTTTTATTCTCTTCTGTATTCGTGTAAAGAAGAGGTGATGGGAAGATGGATCCAGCCAAACGCTGGTTTTCTTTATACATCTGAACTCGAGAATCCCAGATATAGATTTGGTCTCCCTCACTCGTCTCTTGTTTGACTCTGTCTACTACTTGATGTTGTTCTCTATAAGAAGCAGGATGCAAGACAAAACGAGCTACAAAAGGAATTGCAATCAGATAAGCTACCACTAGGATAGGTAAGTAGAGATTCCCCTTCATAAATTTTTTCCATAAAGTTGGAACTTCCTCTCTTCTTCGACGACGAGCTCCTCTGGCTGAATGTTTCCCACGAATACTGGTCATCAAAAGAAGGAGTAAAAATGGAAGGATTAGAATCAAACGCGAACCGTGAAGAGGTTCTTGAGAAAAAAGTAACAAGGCTAATACAAATATGAAAGCAAAACTAGCTGGCACTGAAATAACATATAATTTTGATGCCTTTGATTGGAACAAGCCTAGAAAAACAAGGAAGAGAGCTCCTAACCCAAAGGTCAACAAACCATAGAATACAACATTATCCACTAGTTGAGGATTCGCAAAGACCTGAAGGGAATCAATCGGATACAAAAGACTCCCTAGAGCTTCTCCAAATCCACCTGAAGCAAGGACATAGTAGCCTACTGGGTAAAAGATGAGAGAAAAGCCAAGTGCTGCTGCAAAAAACTGATAAACTCCATGGGCAAAGCGACCATGCCCAACATTAAAGACAAATAAACCGATCGTTACTACTGCAGTAAAGATAAGACTTGTAAGAGGCTCTATGAAAAATGACAGACCCAAAAAGATCCCCAGACGTAGAAATCCCTTGTCATGGTTAGGATTTGAAAGATAAGTTGCTATGAATGAAAATCCTGCAAACAGGAATGGCAGAGCTAAGATCGTAGCATAGCCTCCTCCAAAACCGAGACCAGATACCAAAATATAAAATATGGTTAGGAGTTGCTTAGCTTGCTCTCTTTGTCCCGTCAAATACTCTGTCGAAGCAAAGAGGAAGTAACCTCCTCCTAAGAGGGCTAGCCATTCTACCAAGGCAAAAAGGATGCCTCCTTGAGTAATATAAAGCAGCAAGTAATAAAGAAGACCCTGACTAGCATAATAGCTACTGTAAAGCTGTCCTCCCTGATGCAAAGCCCACCCTACATACAAATCCTGAGCCTGAGAAGGACTTACCATATCTAAAAGTAAAGGTAGCACCACAGAAAAAACCGTTGCAATCGTACTTCCGATGATAAGTCTGAAAAACGGGAAAGCTACCTGTTCTTCTTTTTCCACATGAGATTCAAGATTTCTATCCAGTCTATTTTCAATTTCATTACTCTGTATCGTTTCGGATACTTCTTCGATTCTGCCATATACAGCCATGTTGTTTCTCCTATTCAATTTATCTGTCTTAGTATATCAAAAAGACCTAAAATTGTCAGCTTGCGATGGGTGTTTGAGTAATTTTTTGCATAGTTTCACAAATGTTTCAATATCCCGAAATCGGTGTAAATGCGTCTGTTTAAATGTCGTGATATAATCTAATTCTTTCTGAGTCAGCATCGTTCCTCCTCTATCTTCTTATTCGTAAAAGACAAGAAAAATAGGACTGGCTTGTCTCCTGAGTCCTAGTTTTCTTATAAGATTGGGGCAAATAACTGGGCAATTTCCTTAATCAATTTTTGATACCAGCTATTTTTTATCGTATTTTGGAAAATTTCTTGCGATACTGAAAAAATCTCCTGAAAATCTTTTTGAATCTCTTTGATTGATTCCGTTTTATATAGCAAAACTGCATCTTCATAGTGGTGAAGTAAACTTCTATAATCAAAATTAATCGTTCCAACTGCAGCAAAATCTTTATCCACTAAGATTTGTTTACTGTGGATGAAGCCTGGACTATACTCAAAAATCCTTACTCCTGCTGATAACAAATCCGGATAGGCCCCTCTTGTGATTAGTTGGATTAATTTTTTATCCGGAATGAAAGGAGTCACGATACGGACATCAACACCCCTCATGGCCGCGTTTTTAATACTCTCAGTTAAATCATAGTCAATAATCAAATAGGGTGTTGTGATATAGACTGAATCAGTAGCCTGATTAATCAAACTTTGATAAACTTTTTTCCCTACCTGAGTATGGAAAATGGGCTTGGGTCCACTACCGTAAGGAATGCAGAGCCCTTGGCTAGAACAAAGCTGGTTTTCCAAGTGATACTGGTCAAAATCACTGATTTCCCCACGATTGATGTACCAAGTCATCAAAAAGAGACGGGTTAGAGCCTTAACACCAGGACCATCTAAGCGAATCCCACTGTCCTTCCAGTAGCCAAAGCGTTCTACATGATTGATGTACTCATCGGCTAAGTTAATGCCTCCTGTATAAGCTACCTGACCATCTATAACAAGGATTTTACGATGGTCCCGATTATTATAAGCTACCGTCAAACGAGGGATCACCTTATTAAACTTATGGGCTTCAATTCCTCGACTACGAAGCTGAATAGTATAGTCGCCAGGTAAAGTCGCCATACAGCCGATATCATCATAGAGCATCTTGACTTCTACACCCTGAGCTGCCTTTTGCTCTAGTATATCTAGTATGCTATTCCACATCAGGCCTTCTTCGACAATATAGTACTCTAAAAAAATAAATTTTTCAGCTTTCTTGAGGTCGTCCAGCATATGTATCCACATGCTTTCACCTGAGGGAAAGAATTGTGAATCGGTTCGATCATACACATCGGCATTGCCATCCATACTCAATAAAGATTTGATAACTCCGTAAGCCGCCTTATTCTCTTCCTTCAATTTCTGGCGGAGAGCTTTACTGTTATCCTCCCGAAAATGCATAGAACCAAGTTTGTCCAACTGCTTGATTTCTTTTTTTGACAATCGCCTTTCACCAAACATCAGATAGAGCAAGGGGCCAATGACAGGAACAAAAGTTACCACTAACCACATCACTTTACTATCAGGTGTCATTGAACGATTGACAATTGCGACAATAGTCGCCATACTCATAAAGATCAAGACAATCACCCATAGAATAGGGGCCATACGCCCTAAATAGAAAAAGAGACCAAAAACAAGAGAAAGTTCAAGTAGCATAATCGAAAGACTAAAACCATACTTGGACATCAGTAATTGAAATTTTCTATATTTCATATCCCCTCCTTGATATTTTTATACTCAATGAAAAGCAAAGGACAAACTAGGAAGCTAGCCGCATGTTGCTCAAAAACGCTGTTTTGAGGTTGCAAATGGAAGCTGACGTGGTTTGAAGAGATTTTCGAAGAGTATGAGCACTAAAAACAGGTAATTAATACCAGTATAACGCAGGTATTCGGTAGAAGGCAAGTATTTATGATTATTTTTTCTGACTAATCATAAAAGAGACCGAAAAATCCGGTCTCCTCCTAGTCTATTTTGATAAAACGATTTGATCCGATGGGTCTCTATCGATATCATCTACAACGATTTGATTACCGTTTACAGTGTAAATTTTGGCATCATCGCCAATAGTCATGCGTTGATTTGTTGCATCAAATGTAACCTGTTTGACTTTCTGATCCCCGTCAGATTCGAGCTCAGTCCATGTACCAGTAGTTCCAGTTACCACTAAAGTGATACGGTCTCCGTCATCCTGACCGGTATAAGTCCCATCAATATCGGTCGGTTGAGCAACAGGTTGGTTTTGTGCTGGAGCTGCTTGATTTTGGTTACTTCCTGCATTTGCAGTATTAGTATTCTGTTGAGCAGGTTGTTGAGCCTGCTGCTGAGCCACAGGCTGTTGAACTGGTTGTGTTCTTTGGGAACAAGCAACTAGCAAAGATACACTCGCTAAAGATACAATAGAAAGTGCTGCTGTTTTGAATGTCATAATAAATGTCCTTTCTCTTGCTATGCTAGAGAAATAGAATCCTCTTAGCCAGCATTTTATCTAGTATAACAAAGACAAATGAAGAGGTCAATTTATCTGCTCATGGTCTAGCAGGTAGCCCCGCACTTCTGAGATAAAATAGAGAGAGCCTGTAATGAATAACAAATCTTGAGCGTCTACCCTTGCTTCAAAATTGCTAATAAATTCTCTGTAAGAGGGAACTTTATCGTAACCTATTATATCTGTCTCATCCAAAGAACCCTGATAATCAAAGCCAGTTACCTTGAGTTCCACCTGAGGCAAATTTTCAGTCAGATAAGCCAACATCCCTTGATAATCCTTTCGTTTCAAGGCTCCAAATAGGATTTGAGGACGATATCCTTCTTGCTCTTTTTCTTTGATAAATTCAACCAAGCGAGTCAGGGCAGGGAGGTTATGGGCACCGTCCAAGTAAATCTGAGGACGAATACGCTCCAAACGCCCAGCCCAATGGGTCTTCTCCAAAGCCTGTCTTACAACCTGTTCATCAACAGCTTCCTTTCCTTCTCTCATAAAAAGAAGAAACGTTTGCAACGCCAAGGCCGCATTTTCCTGCTGATAAGCTCCTTCTAAGCCTATTTTCAGCTGCGAAATATTTAACAAAGAACTTGAAAAATCACCATTCAGCATTGAAAAATCCTGACCTGCCTGATAAAGGTCAACAGCTAAAGATTCTGCTTTTTTCTGACAAACAAGCCTAGCTTCTGGAGTCAACTTGGCAATCACTGCCTTTTTACCAGCCTTAAAAATACCAGCTTTCTGCTCTGCAATTGCTTCTAGACTGTTACCCAAGGTCTCCTGATGATCAAGTCCGATGGAGGTGATGACAGCAATCTTTCCAGTTACCACATTGGTCGTATCAAGTAAACCACCAATTCCCACTTCTAGTAGAGCCAAATCCACCTCTTGCTCCCTAAAATAAAGAAAAGCAATCAAAGTCAGCAATTCAAAAAAAGACAACTGATCATGGGTTTGCAGAAGCGTTTTCTCCATCTCCTTGACCTGATTAGCCAAACGGATGAAGTCTGCATCAGCTATTGATTGCCCATTAATGCAGATTCGATCATTGATAGAGACGATATGAGGGGAAGTAAAGGTCGCAACTTTTTTGCCATGCCCCATAAATAACTCCCTCATAAAAGCAATGGTAGAACCCTTTCCATTAGTTCCTGTTACGTGGATAATAGGATAAGCCTTCTCGGGATTCCCCAACAAATCCACCGCTTGTTGCATTCGGCCCAAACCTGATCGAAAATTCAAACCAATCCGACTATGGAGCCATTCTTCTACTTCAAACATATACTTCTCCTTAATTACAGGTTCAATCAACTGCTTCAATAAAGTCTCATAACTAACAAAAAACGAGGTCAGGATTTTCATCCCAACCTCTTACCTGGTTAGCTAATAACTAGCTACTATGAATATTAACCTGGGCTAAAAACATCCCCCGGATATGCCTGCGTTTCTATTTTCTAGCGCAGGGCTAAAAACGTCCCCCGGACGTTTTTACTCCTCCATAAAACTGTTGAAGACTTCTTCAATCATGTTCCATTCGTCTTCTGAGTCTTCTGGGATTGGTTGCAATTCACCTTCTGTTCCATCTTCGTTTTCGATGAATGAGTAAGCTTGGATTTCAACTTGTCCGTCTTCGTCCTCTTCTGCGTTAACTGGTACTAGGAGAACATAGTTTTTACCAAATTCTTCTTTTCCGTCAATCGTCAAAAGGATTTCAAACAAGGTTTCATTTCCTTGCTCATCTACTAGTGTGATTAGTTCACGTTCTTCGTGGTCGTGGTTATGATCGTGTGACATAGCCTCTCCTTTGTATTAAAATTTTCTATCTAAATAATTTTGTAAAATCAGCTGAGCTGCTAACTTATCAATGACTTTCTTGCGCTTGTTACGGCTGATATCTGCTTGTTCAATCAACATACGCTCCGCAGCGACCGTCGTCAAACGCTCATCCTGATAGTCTACTGGCAAACCAAAAAGCTCTTCTAGCTTTGCTCCGTAGGCTTGACTAGCTTCCACGCGCGGACCGCTGGTATTGTTCATGTTTTTGGGCAGGCCCACTACAAAGCGCTCCACCTTATAGCTGTCAACCAATTCCTTGATACGGTCAAAACCAAACTGGCCCTGATCCTCATTAATCTGGATGATTTCAAGTCCTTGAGCGGTGAAGCCTAGTGGGTCACTAATGGCCACTCCTACCGTTTTTGAACCGACGTCCAATCCCATAATTCTCATAGATTATAGATCGACTCCTTGTCCTTTAAGGTAGTAGCGTACCAATTCCTCAACGATTTCATCACGCTCATACTTACGGATTTGATTTCGTGCATTATTATAACGAGGAACGTAGGCAGGGTCTCCACTCAATACGTAACCAACGATTTGGTTAATTGGGTTGTAGCCCTTATCATTCAACGAAGCATAGACATCAGCCAACGTTTCGCTAATTTCTTTTTTATTGGAATCGTCTAATTTAAAACGTACTGTTTCTTCAGTAAATCCCATTCTAACACCCTCTTTCTTTAGAATAGTACTATTATAGCATAATTCCTTACGTTCTACAATTCAGGCAGTCTATATATTTGGATTTTCTACTGTTCTGTCGCACCATTTGCTAATCTGTCTGAAATATACTTGCTTGGTTCATTCTTCAAGAGATTTTCTAAACCAATATTCTTCAGATATTCAGTTTGAGAAGCCTTCTTGACATCCAGAACTTGAAAATCAAAACTAGTCGTTGTTTGAAGTTCTGTCGCACTTAACAGTTTGGTTTCAAGCTTAAATCCTGATAATTTACGAGCTTCTATGATGGACTCATCCTTCTCCTCCGCCTCGAGAAGAGCTTTTTGGGTTTCTTCCACTCCATGTTGGTCAATATAGGTCTTTAACTCATCAGATACTGGACGTTTTTGTTGAATCGTTAAGTTCAAAAAAGTCTTGTCCTTGTATGTAATGGTTTGAATTTGCTGGCTACCATCATCTGACTTTGGCAAGACCAAAGTCTTAGTCACAACTGTATTCTTCTCAGCATTCTCAATAATTGGCAATGCCGACTGAAGTGTATCCTTTTCTGTTTTTGTAGCTGTTCCAGTTTCTTTTTTCTGTCCACAACCAACCAGGACAAAAAGGAAAGCTAGACTAATAAGGACTATTTTTTTCATTTCCTTCTTCTTTCTTTTCGAGATTAATACTCAATGAAAATCAAAGAGCAAACTAGCCACAGGTTGCTCAAAGCAAAGCTTTGAGGTTGTGGATAGAACTGACGAAGTCAGTGACCATGCATACGGCAAAGCAACGTTGACGCGGTTTGAAGAGATTTTTGAAGAGTATAAAACAGAATAAGACTGGGAATTGCTCCCAGCCTTGATGTTTATAGAGCTGCACGCAAACGTGCTTCTGCATTTTCTACATTACGGACAGAGCGTGGTAGGAAGGCACGAATATCGTCTTCCTTATAGCCAACTTGCAGACGTTTTTCATCTACAAGGATTGGGCTCTTTAAAATTCTCGGTGTTTCCATAATCAAATTGAGGACTTCGTTGACACTCAAATCTTCAATATCCACTCCAAGGGCTTTGGCATAGCGATTTTTAGATGAAACGATGCTGGCTATTCCGTTATCTGTTTTGGTTAGAATATCCAGTAATTCTTCTCTAGTAATTCCTTCTTTACCAAGATTTTGTTCTTTATAACTTAACTGGTGGGCATTGAGCCAGGTTTTTGCTTTTTTACAGCTAGTACAACTTGAGACTGTATAAATTTTAATCATGTACCTACCCCTTTCGCTACATGTTACTATCAGTTTATTCTATTATACCATAAAAAACATCCGACTTGCGACCTATTTTAAAATTTTTTTGATTTTTTTCGTCATTTTCATACTTTTTTCTTGACAAATAACTAAATGACT
This window of the Streptococcus sp. 116-D4 genome carries:
- the nrdD gene encoding anaerobic ribonucleoside-triphosphate reductase; the protein is MIALEEKITTLPTLFVEKRDGRRVVFDVDKIDRALHKAAEKVMDVTPLVEKRLHALTERIVTEIHSRFPQGVKIYEIQNIVEHELLDAKEYALAEEYITYRTQRDFERSKATDINFSIHKLLNKDQAVVNENANKDSDVFNTQRDLTAGIVGKSIGLQMLPKHVANAHQKGDIHYHDLDYSPYTPMTNCCLIDFKGMLENGFKIGNAEMESPKSIQTATAQISQIIANVASSQYGGCSADRIDEVLAPYAEKNYQKHLKDAEEWVLPDKREDYAWKKTQKDIYDAMQSLEYEINTLFTSNGQTPFTSLGFGLGTNRFERKIQKAILNIRIKGLGSEHRTAIFPKLIFTLKRGLNLEEGTPNYDIKQLALECATKRMYPDVLSYDKIIELTGSFKVPMGCRSFLQVWKDENGVEVNSGRMNLGVVTVNLPRIALESEGDMNKFWEIFNERMNIAEDALVYRVERTKEATPANAPILYQYGAFGHRLGKEESVDQLFKNRRATVSLGYIGLYEVATVFFGNSWESNSDAKEFTLDIIRDMKRRVEEWSDQYGYHFSIYSTPSESLTDRFCRLDTEKFGSIPDITDKEYYTNSFHYDVRKNPTPFEKLDFEKVYPEAGASGGFIHYCEYPVLQQNPKALEAVWDYAYDRVGYLGTNTPIDRCYKCDFEGDFEPTERGFACPNCGNSDPKTVDVVKRTCGYLGNPQARPMVNGRHKEIAARVKHMNGSTIKIAGHQVTN
- a CDS encoding damage-inducible protein CinA translates to MAVYGRIEEVSETIQSNEIENRLDRNLESHVEKEEQVAFPFFRLIIGSTIATVFSVVLPLLLDMVSPSQAQDLYVGWALHQGGQLYSSYYASQGLLYYLLLYITQGGILFALVEWLALLGGGYFLFASTEYLTGQREQAKQLLTIFYILVSGLGFGGGYATILALPFLFAGFSFIATYLSNPNHDKGFLRLGIFLGLSFFIEPLTSLIFTAVVTIGLFVFNVGHGRFAHGVYQFFAAALGFSLIFYPVGYYVLASGGFGEALGSLLYPIDSLQVFANPQLVDNVVFYGLLTFGLGALFLVFLGLFQSKASKLYVISVPASFAFIFVLALLLFSQEPLHGSRLILILPFLLLLLMTSIRGKHSARGARRRRREEVPTLWKKFMKGNLYLPILVVAYLIAIPFVARFVLHPASYREQHQVVDRVKQETSEGDQIYIWDSRVQMYKENQRLAGSIFPSPLLYTNTEENKTSLIHDLNENQPKVIVVNDKVALWSEAETLLKEHYQQVKTDYSEFKVYKIK
- the cls gene encoding cardiolipin synthase, translating into MKYRKFQLLMSKYGFSLSIMLLELSLVFGLFFYLGRMAPILWVIVLIFMSMATIVAIVNRSMTPDSKVMWLVVTFVPVIGPLLYLMFGERRLSKKEIKQLDKLGSMHFREDNSKALRQKLKEENKAAYGVIKSLLSMDGNADVYDRTDSQFFPSGESMWIHMLDDLKKAEKFIFLEYYIVEEGLMWNSILDILEQKAAQGVEVKMLYDDIGCMATLPGDYTIQLRSRGIEAHKFNKVIPRLTVAYNNRDHRKILVIDGQVAYTGGINLADEYINHVERFGYWKDSGIRLDGPGVKALTRLFLMTWYINRGEISDFDQYHLENQLCSSQGLCIPYGSGPKPIFHTQVGKKVYQSLINQATDSVYITTPYLIIDYDLTESIKNAAMRGVDVRIVTPFIPDKKLIQLITRGAYPDLLSAGVRIFEYSPGFIHSKQILVDKDFAAVGTINFDYRSLLHHYEDAVLLYKTESIKEIQKDFQEIFSVSQEIFQNTIKNSWYQKLIKEIAQLFAPIL
- a CDS encoding SP_0198 family lipoprotein produces the protein MTFKTAALSIVSLASVSLLVACSQRTQPVQQPVAQQQAQQPAQQNTNTANAGSNQNQAAPAQNQPVAQPTDIDGTYTGQDDGDRITLVVTGTTGTWTELESDGDQKVKQVTFDATNQRMTIGDDAKIYTVNGNQIVVDDIDRDPSDQIVLSK
- a CDS encoding folylpolyglutamate synthase/dihydrofolate synthase family protein, which translates into the protein MFEVEEWLHSRIGLNFRSGLGRMQQAVDLLGNPEKAYPIIHVTGTNGKGSTIAFMRELFMGHGKKVATFTSPHIVSINDRICINGQSIADADFIRLANQVKEMEKTLLQTHDQLSFFELLTLIAFLYFREQEVDLALLEVGIGGLLDTTNVVTGKIAVITSIGLDHQETLGNSLEAIAEQKAGIFKAGKKAVIAKLTPEARLVCQKKAESLAVDLYQAGQDFSMLNGDFSSSLLNISQLKIGLEGAYQQENAALALQTFLLFMREGKEAVDEQVVRQALEKTHWAGRLERIRPQIYLDGAHNLPALTRLVEFIKEKEQEGYRPQILFGALKRKDYQGMLAYLTENLPQVELKVTGFDYQGSLDETDIIGYDKVPSYREFISNFEARVDAQDLLFITGSLYFISEVRGYLLDHEQIN
- a CDS encoding DUF1292 domain-containing protein yields the protein MSHDHNHDHEERELITLVDEQGNETLFEILLTIDGKEEFGKNYVLLVPVNAEEDEDGQVEIQAYSFIENEDGTEGELQPIPEDSEDEWNMIEEVFNSFMEE
- the ruvX gene encoding Holliday junction resolvase RuvX, with product MRIMGLDVGSKTVGVAISDPLGFTAQGLEIIQINEDQGQFGFDRIKELVDSYKVERFVVGLPKNMNNTSGPRVEASQAYGAKLEELFGLPVDYQDERLTTVAAERMLIEQADISRNKRKKVIDKLAAQLILQNYLDRKF
- a CDS encoding IreB family regulatory phosphoprotein, giving the protein MGFTEETVRFKLDDSNKKEISETLADVYASLNDKGYNPINQIVGYVLSGDPAYVPRYNNARNQIRKYERDEIVEELVRYYLKGQGVDL
- a CDS encoding SP0191 family lipoprotein, which produces MKKIVLISLAFLFVLVGCGQKKETGTATKTEKDTLQSALPIIENAEKNTVVTKTLVLPKSDDGSQQIQTITYKDKTFLNLTIQQKRPVSDELKTYIDQHGVEETQKALLEAEEKDESIIEARKLSGFKLETKLLSATELQTTTSFDFQVLDVKKASQTEYLKNIGLENLLKNEPSKYISDRLANGATEQ
- the spx gene encoding transcriptional regulator Spx, with protein sequence MIKIYTVSSCTSCKKAKTWLNAHQLSYKEQNLGKEGITREELLDILTKTDNGIASIVSSKNRYAKALGVDIEDLSVNEVLNLIMETPRILKSPILVDEKRLQVGYKEDDIRAFLPRSVRNVENAEARLRAAL